The window AGGATGTCAAAGAAGCTATTTCTGGAAATTTATGTAGATGTACAGGATATGTACCAATAATAAGAGCAGTTATTGATTATGTAAAAAATAGAGGAGGTTAAAGATGGAAGAATTAAAATTTGTTGGAAAAGAAATATCAAGAATCGATGAAAAAGAAAAAGTAACTGGTGCTGCAAAATATGTTGATGATCTTGATTTTGGTCCAAATCTTCTCTATGCAGAGATAATTGAATCACCATATCCCCATGCTTTAATCAAAAAAATTGATACAAGTGAAGCTGAAAAAGTTGAAGGTGTTGTAAAAGTTGTTACAGGAAAAGACTTTCCATATAAATTTGGACTTTATATGAAAGATAGATACATTTTTGCACAAGATAGAGTAAGATTCGTAGGTGAACAGGTTGCAGCAGTTGTTGCAAGGGATCCAAAGATTGCACAAAAAGCAGCAAAGCTAGTTAAAGTTGAATATGAACCTCTTCCAGCTGTTTTTGATCCCCTTGAAGCAATAAAAGAAGGAGCGCCTATAATTCATCCTGAACTTGGTCAATATACACATGTTCCATGGTTTTTCCCAAAGGGTGGATCAAATATAGCACATCATAGAAAAGTAAGGAAAGGAGATATAGAAAAAGGATTTAAAGAAGCAGATTATGTTTTTGAAGATACTTATAAAATTCCAAGATATGCACATTGTTGTATGGAAACACATATATCAGTAGCTTATTATGACCTTTCAGGAAGATTAACTTTATGGAATTCATCTCAATCACCACATGTTCAAAAGACTCTAATAGCTGATGCATTATCTCCTCTAGGCATTACAGAAAAAGATGTAAGAGTTATAACACCATATGTTGGTGGTGGTTTTGGAGGCAAGGCAGGAGTTACAATGGAGGTTATCGCTGCTGCACTTGCAGTAGCTTGTAAAGGTAATCCAGTAAAAGTTAGATGGAGGAGAGATCAAGAATTCTACAATACATATATGAGGCAGCAAGTTGTTTCAAAAATAAAAGTTGGAGTTAAAAAAGATGGAACTATAACTGCATTTCAAATTGAAAATTATTGGGATGCTGGACCTTATGTTGAATATGGTGCAAATGTAGTTAATGCATCAGGTTTGTCAGCAACAGGTCCATATAGAATTCCAAATGTCAAAATAGATTCTTATTGTATATACACTAACCTTCCAGCAGCAGGCCCTTATAGAGGATTTGGATATTCTGAAATGCTTTTCTCTGTTGAATCTCATATGACTAGGATTGCAAAAGCAATTGGAATGGATCCTGTTGAATTTAGAAGAAAGAATGCAATAAAAGAAGGAGATTCTCTTGCATATGGAGCACCAATGAATCCAAATGGTTTACTTTTAGCAATTGATAGAGTTGCAGAGGAAATTGAATGGGATAAGAAAGAGGAATCAAAAGATCCTAAAAAAGCAATAGGCAAAGGTTTCGCAATTTTCTGGAAAGCACCAGCAATGCCTCCAAATGTTTCAACTACTGCATTTATAAAATTTAGTGGTGATGGAAGTGTTAATGTTTTAGTTTCTGGAATGGAAATAGGTCAAGGTTATCATACTGCAATTGCACAAATTGTTGCTGAAATTCTTACAATTCCAATTGAAAAAATAAGAGTTGAACTTCCAGATACTGATAGAAATCCATATCATTGGCAAACAGTTGCATCACATGTTACATGGGGAAGTGGAAATGCTGTTAAAAGAGCAGCATTAGAGGCAAGAGATAAAATATTTGATGTTATTTCAAGAGCTTATCACTTTAATAAGGACTCACTTTATCTTGAAAATGGAAAAGTAAAGTGTTATACAAAACCAGATTTTGAATTGGATCTTAAAGACTTTGTAATAAATGGAATAATGAAAGAGGATGGTTTTTATATTGGACAAAATATAGTTGCAAGTGGTCAATTCTTTGTTGAATTTGCTTCTGCACTTGGTGACCCTGAAACAAGTCAAGGTGGACATCCAAATGTTCATTATACAGTAGGTGCTGCTGCTGTTAAAATTGAAATTGATAAAGAAACAGGAAAAGTTAGAGTACTTAAGGCAGTAGAAGCAATAGATTGTGGTAAAGCAATTAACCCTCTTAATGTAAAAGATCAAATGATTGGTGGTCTCTTGCAGGGTCTTGCAACTGCTCTTTATGAAGACATGAGATTTGATAAAAATGGAAAGATACTTAATCCAAACTTTACTGATTATAAAATACCAACAGCTCTTGATATACCAGATGAAGTAGTTCCAATAATAGTTGAGGTTCCTCAACCTGATGGACCATTTGGTGCAAGAGGTATGGGTGAACATCCAATGATTCCTGCTGCTCCAATGATTGCAAATGCAGTTGAAGATGCTATTGGAGTTAGAATTAAAACACTTCCAATAACAGCAGAAAAAATCGCCCTTGCCCTTGCTAACGGTGAAAAGGAACCAGATTATTATTGGCATATAATGAAATAAAAAAGTAAAGGGCCCCGATAATAGGGGCCCTTTAATTTTTCAAGATAAAATGGAAAAACCAAAGGTTATAATTGAACTTTATCTTGCATCTCCTCCAACATTTAAGTGTAGAGAAATGATAAAAATTGCTGAAGAAGTTAGTAAGGAATTTCCTGATAAAGTGATAATAAGAATTTATTATAAAGGTCAACCTATTCCTGAAGATTCATCACCTGGTTTCAGAGCAAGTTTGAAATCAATAGGTATACCAACAATTTTTATTGATGGGATTTGGATTGCCTCAACTAATCCTCCAAATTATGAGAAAGTGAAAAATATAGTTGAAGAGCATATTAAAATGATTGATGACTATTTTGAAAAAAGTGGAAGTTAATTTTTATTGTGCTATATGTAAAAATAACTTAATAGAAAAAGAAGGAATTTATAAGTGTATTTATTGCGACAAAGAAGAAAGAGGATATTTTATATGTCCTAATGGGCATTATATTTGTGAAGATTGTAGAATTTTGAATCAAGAAGATATAACAATTAAATTTTTAAATTATACAAAAGAAAAAGATATTTTAAAAAATTTAAATTTATTATTTAAACACCCATCATTTAATATTTTTGGAAAAGAGCATCACTTTGTTCTTGGACCTGTAGTTTTAACATCTTTAAAAAATCAAGGAATATACGATTGGGATACTAGAAAAAATATACCTTTAATTAAAAGGACATCATTTATTTCATATGGAGTGTGTGGAACTATTGGAGTATGCGGTGTATGTATGAGTGTTGGAGCAACACTCTCAACATTGTTAAGAGCAACCTATCTTAGTGATAAAGAGAGACAAATAATTTTAGAAGCTACAGGAGAGTGCCTTCAAGAGTTATCAAAGAGTTATGGTCCAAGATGTTGCAAAGAATCAATTTATATTGGTTTAAAAATTTTAGATAAATATTTTAAAAAAATATTTAATATAAATCTTTATATTTCTGAAAGATTAATTTGTGAATTTAGTGAAGAAAACAAAT of the Caldisericia bacterium genome contains:
- a CDS encoding DUF5714 domain-containing protein, yielding MEVNFYCAICKNNLIEKEGIYKCIYCDKEERGYFICPNGHYICEDCRILNQEDITIKFLNYTKEKDILKNLNLLFKHPSFNIFGKEHHFVLGPVVLTSLKNQGIYDWDTRKNIPLIKRTSFISYGVCGTIGVCGVCMSVGATLSTLLRATYLSDKERQIILEATGECLQELSKSYGPRCCKESIYIGLKILDKYFKKIFNINLYISERLICEFSEENKYCKKERCKFYGGKV
- a CDS encoding molybdopterin-dependent oxidoreductase; translation: MEELKFVGKEISRIDEKEKVTGAAKYVDDLDFGPNLLYAEIIESPYPHALIKKIDTSEAEKVEGVVKVVTGKDFPYKFGLYMKDRYIFAQDRVRFVGEQVAAVVARDPKIAQKAAKLVKVEYEPLPAVFDPLEAIKEGAPIIHPELGQYTHVPWFFPKGGSNIAHHRKVRKGDIEKGFKEADYVFEDTYKIPRYAHCCMETHISVAYYDLSGRLTLWNSSQSPHVQKTLIADALSPLGITEKDVRVITPYVGGGFGGKAGVTMEVIAAALAVACKGNPVKVRWRRDQEFYNTYMRQQVVSKIKVGVKKDGTITAFQIENYWDAGPYVEYGANVVNASGLSATGPYRIPNVKIDSYCIYTNLPAAGPYRGFGYSEMLFSVESHMTRIAKAIGMDPVEFRRKNAIKEGDSLAYGAPMNPNGLLLAIDRVAEEIEWDKKEESKDPKKAIGKGFAIFWKAPAMPPNVSTTAFIKFSGDGSVNVLVSGMEIGQGYHTAIAQIVAEILTIPIEKIRVELPDTDRNPYHWQTVASHVTWGSGNAVKRAALEARDKIFDVISRAYHFNKDSLYLENGKVKCYTKPDFELDLKDFVINGIMKEDGFYIGQNIVASGQFFVEFASALGDPETSQGGHPNVHYTVGAAAVKIEIDKETGKVRVLKAVEAIDCGKAINPLNVKDQMIGGLLQGLATALYEDMRFDKNGKILNPNFTDYKIPTALDIPDEVVPIIVEVPQPDGPFGARGMGEHPMIPAAPMIANAVEDAIGVRIKTLPITAEKIALALANGEKEPDYYWHIMK